GGATTTGGGATTTGGAGGGGCagatttttgaagatttttttttccgtttttgcTTTTACCTGTGGTCACAGAACCCCCAATGAGGCAGCTGCAACAAGCCTCGGGTCTAACAGAGTCCTTGTGTCCAGCACCGAAACCTCTGACTATTAGCCTAAACCCGTGCCAGTTGCCAAAGTTAGCCCTGCAGATCAAGAATCCATCCCTAAAGTGCACTGAACTCTTCTAGAGTAGGCACGgactggggtgggaggtggggtatGATTAGAATCAGACACGCAGCAAAGAGTGCTTGAGGTCCTGGGCTCTACTCTCCAAGATCCAGAGATTGGAGCTGGGGATGTTCAAAgtcaggaaggaaaaaagagatgaAGTTTACCCTGACGTCAAATGGCCCTCCAAATTCCCGCTAATTTTAAGGGTGGCTCTCATTGATCCCcaccatccccaccaccaccaccaccaccaccacttctaCCAGTGACCTCAATTTAAATTCAAATGGTGTCATCTTGCTAGATGCTCTGAGTTCTGGAAGCACGGAGGTGACGCAATCTGTCTGGGGCACGGAGCCCTTCCACCTATTGGCTGCCTGGCGCCCCGGGACCCCTCCCAACTCACCGCGGCGGGAATAAGAGCAGCTGCGGGCGCTGGGAAGCACAGGAGCCACTGCCCAGATCAAGTCACCGCTTCgcaaccaccgcctggctccatcAAGACCCGCAGTCTCAGCTCCAAGCCACCGCTTCAGCAGGTGAGCCCGTAGATTCCTGCTCAGGTGTGTCGTTctacttctctcttcctcttcttctctgtcttccctctccCGCTCTCGCTGTTATTCCTTAGTTTGTCTTTCCTGACAATTCCAGGCTCCGTTAGTCCTAGCCTTGGTGCGTGCCGGATCCCGATCCAGATAGATCCCGACTGAACTGGTCCGCAGAGCCTTCCTTCAGTTTTGCTGGAGCGCAGGCTCCAGTctcacctttctctctctgcacacCTGACCCGCCAGTCTTGGGACTCTGAGCTCCTAGGAATCACGCACGCAGTCGGGAGTAGCTTTCCTTAGATAGTGCTTTCAGCATTCCATTTCTCCTGAAAAACTGGTCCAGAGTCCGAGCCAAGCACTAATAAGTAGTGAACTAGAGCCAGCTGCTGCAATTGCAAGCCCCTACTCAGGATTTAACAGATTAACAGAGAAGTGTTTTCCGACTGAACTTTAGACTGGTTCTTGTAGGCAACTGAGTTGCCAGAGGGTGGAGCAGCTGAGCAAATTTCAAGGCAGAAAGATTCCCTCTCCATAGACTTACTTTCTCACATTCTTAGGTGTCTGCAAAAGCCTCAGGAAGGGAGGATGACTCTATGCTTCCCTGTGGAGACAGATGTAGTGACAGGAGacgccccccaccccgccccgacTCATAGAATCCTTGAGACTAATCGACAATTtagccactaccaccaccaccctcctccATCTGTAGGGCTAAGATTATTTCCAAACCATATAGGCTACATGCCCACTAGACCTTCCAGGCCTCCCTGTCAACCAGGGAACAAAGATGATGAGGAATGTAGTTATCACTGTGAACAGGCAGAAGCACACGGAAAGCCAAGTCCACGGGCTTCTAGAACCTTGAACtggtacaaataaataaatagccattcTTCTCTTGCAGGGAGGCATCATGGGCTTTCTGAagttctcccctttcctggttgtcaGCATCTTGCTCCTGTACCAGGCATGCAGCCTCCAGGCAGTGCCTTTGAGGTACGTGTAAAGACAGGAGTCCTACTATCCTGGGACTGGCCAACTTCCTGTTAACTACAGAGtaccaaatatttaaaaaccaactctctgtggaaaatatatacatatacatagacacacatgtaagTTTACTATAAACTTTTTTGATATAAAGATGGAAATATACAATTTTCAAACAAAGACAGGATGTACATAAATGTAACAAAATGCTTTGGTCACTTTCCCCTCATATTTAGTATCAATAGTTAAACCTTTTTGCTCAATTAACTCCTTATGAGACCTGAATTTTACTCTAATCTGCTAACTTTCCAATAAATATTACTGACTCTAATTTAtaatctgttagtctatttctcaTCTACTTACAAACTGTATTAAACTAAGCCCCCATTTTAGATTCAACACTAATTATTTTGTCATTCAATCATGGTTGTACTTATCATTTAACATGCAAGATTCCTAAACTGATGAGGACATTGACTCAGGCTTCCAGTGTAAGCGGCAAGCAGGGACTCAGAGTCGGTGCTAGGCTTGCTTCCCCTCCACAGGTCAATTTTGGAAAGCAGCCCAGGCATAGCCACTCTCAGCGAAGAAGAAGCTCGTCTGCTGGCTGCACTGGTGCAGGACTATATGCAGATGAAAGCCAGGGAactggagcaggaggaggaacaggaggctgAGGGCTCTAGGTAAGGCCCCTTACCCTGCCTGGCACATCCACAGGAAGTCAGAATTCAGAAGGTAGGAGCGATCGCACTGGCCACCTGGTTGTTGTTTAGCAGGACACGGGGCTCAGGCTCCAAAGAAGACAGAAGTCATCTGGTAAGATTGTGGTTAAGTcacacttaaatatttatttctgaaaGCACTTAGGGAAGGTTTAGAATAACTGTAGAAGTTAGTCTGCTAACATTGGGGAGAGTTCCTGGCACAGTGTGAGTTAAGACTGGTAAAGCCTAAAGTCTGCAGAGCTGTCATTGCGGGCCAAGGAGAGCACCCCTCCCTatccctgcctgcctgtgtgtcccCAGCTTAGAAACAGACTAACCCTGGCCTGGCTCCTGCATTACCCAAGAAAAAGCATGCGTTAGTCTACACCCTTCCTTCTTGAGAAACATTCTGCCAAGCATGAGAGGCTGAAGAGCACATGGAATGCCAGAAAAAGTCCCTTTttcctctgcccttcccccacatTCTCCTGGCACGCCACACCCCAAGACTTCCCAATAGTGTATGTGTGGACCAAGCTCCTACCACCCCCATCCCAATGTCTACTCCTGTGACTGGTTTAACCTGCTGACTGCCCACAGGGTCAGCCCTGGTGCATGGCACTGCCTCGCATGTCTTTTCCCTGCAGCTTGGACAGCCCCAGATCTAAGCGGTGTGGGAATCTGAGTACCTGCATGCTGGGCACGTACACACAAGACCTCAACAAGTTTCACACCTTCCCCCAAACTTCAATTGGGGTTGGAGCACCTGGCAAGAAAAGGGATATGGCCAAGGACTTGGAGACAAACCACCGCCCCCATTTTGGCAACTaagctcctcctccccttcctagTTTCCATCTTGCTTTCTTCCTATAA
This portion of the Apodemus sylvaticus chromosome 1, mApoSyl1.1, whole genome shotgun sequence genome encodes:
- the LOC127679372 gene encoding calcitonin, which translates into the protein MGFLKFSPFLVVSILLLYQACSLQAVPLRSILESSPGIATLSEEEARLLAALVQDYMQMKARELEQEEEQEAEGSSLDSPRSKRCGNLSTCMLGTYTQDLNKFHTFPQTSIGVGAPGKKRDMAKDLETNHRPHFGN